The proteins below come from a single Salinilacihabitans rarus genomic window:
- a CDS encoding DUF7118 family protein, giving the protein MSETRQRDDPAARLERARQRLADVEERIDDRGADTVERVADAYRTASDLLDEYVDRATGTGRETFKAYVQLEGQFESLVESLPEDLPRREAFGSALEAIDKRRLHESDFERAEAALEPAATFADLVDERETAREELAVARTEASKRRRAVDDEIAERERLLDLATADLDAPVDRLREPIEAYDAAIREAFERYRDAASAREVFALLDRSRWYPFVPFERPPAELREYVETNPAGEYSIPDLLEYADYSRSKLDHYVDDADELKRRVATRRTYLTGIDAGPLTVGWPPGPATVLRHRARELRPFVDRVADEEVVAALREVRALTRDDEYERLRTAAVARDRLSPEERERLADGRVADELEELRTERDRLEELLAVEDPV; this is encoded by the coding sequence ATGAGCGAGACGCGCCAGCGCGACGACCCCGCCGCTCGCCTCGAACGCGCCCGCCAGCGCCTCGCGGACGTCGAAGAACGGATCGACGACCGCGGCGCCGACACCGTCGAGCGGGTGGCCGACGCCTACCGGACCGCGTCGGACCTGCTCGACGAGTACGTCGACCGCGCGACTGGCACCGGCCGGGAGACGTTCAAGGCGTACGTCCAGCTCGAGGGACAGTTCGAATCGCTGGTGGAGTCGCTCCCCGAGGACCTCCCCCGACGGGAGGCCTTCGGGTCGGCGCTGGAGGCGATCGACAAGCGACGGCTACACGAGTCCGACTTCGAGCGCGCCGAGGCCGCCCTCGAACCCGCCGCGACGTTCGCCGACCTCGTCGACGAGCGCGAGACCGCCCGCGAGGAACTGGCGGTCGCTCGGACGGAAGCGAGCAAGCGTCGCCGTGCGGTCGACGACGAGATCGCCGAGCGCGAGCGCCTGCTCGACCTCGCGACCGCGGACCTCGACGCGCCGGTCGACCGCCTCCGCGAGCCGATCGAGGCCTACGACGCGGCGATCCGCGAGGCCTTCGAGCGCTACCGCGACGCGGCGTCCGCCCGCGAGGTGTTCGCCCTGCTCGACCGCAGCCGCTGGTACCCGTTCGTCCCGTTCGAACGGCCGCCGGCGGAACTGCGCGAGTACGTCGAGACGAACCCCGCCGGCGAGTACTCGATCCCCGACCTGCTGGAGTACGCCGACTACTCGCGGTCGAAACTCGACCACTACGTCGACGACGCCGACGAACTCAAGCGGCGGGTGGCCACCCGGCGGACCTACCTGACCGGGATCGACGCCGGCCCGCTGACGGTCGGCTGGCCGCCCGGCCCCGCGACCGTCCTGCGCCACCGGGCCCGCGAACTCCGGCCGTTCGTCGACCGCGTCGCCGACGAGGAGGTCGTCGCGGCGCTGCGCGAGGTGCGCGCGCTGACCCGCGACGACGAGTACGAACGGCTGCGGACGGCCGCCGTCGCCCGCGACCGGCTCTCGCCCGAGGAGCGCGAGCGGCTGGCCGACGGCCGCGTCGCCGACGAACTCGAAGAACTGCGGACCGAGCGGGACCGGCTGGAGGAGTTACTCGCGGTCGAGGACCCGGTCTGA
- the glmM gene encoding phosphoglucosamine mutase — translation MKVFGSSGTRGVANEELTPEFVLRVAKAAGTAWGVDRVAVARDTRYTGRMLADAAASGLASTGTDVDRLGVVPTPGAQAYAEREGVPTMVITASHNPPQYNGVKLVGSDGVELAVSDLETVEETLLAETFAVAPWDETGRVREVEGVRRAYVDELLASVDRERIADAELTVALDPGHGAGSLTSPEFFRKLGCRVVTINGQADGHFPGRDPEPVPDNLRDLGRLVRATDADLGIAHDGDADRAIFFDETGEYVEGDATLAALAAAELDSDDTTVSAVNVSQRLVDVANEVGAALELTPIGSTNIITRIEELEANGRHVPIAGEGNGGIFFPDYRLARDGAYTAARFLELVAERPASEIVAPYGGYANVRRNVGYESTAERDAMLDAAANQAQKADAELNTRDGYRIDHGDAWVLARPSGTEPLVRVYAEARDRDRAEELAGDMYDALVAAKEGA, via the coding sequence ATGAAGGTGTTCGGATCGAGCGGGACGCGCGGCGTCGCCAACGAGGAGCTGACGCCGGAGTTCGTCCTGCGCGTGGCGAAGGCGGCGGGGACCGCCTGGGGGGTCGACCGCGTCGCAGTCGCCCGCGACACCCGGTACACGGGACGGATGCTCGCCGACGCGGCCGCCAGCGGGCTCGCGAGCACGGGCACCGACGTCGACCGTCTCGGCGTCGTCCCGACGCCGGGCGCACAGGCCTACGCCGAGCGCGAGGGGGTGCCGACGATGGTGATCACGGCCTCGCACAACCCGCCGCAGTATAATGGGGTAAAGCTCGTCGGGAGCGACGGGGTCGAACTCGCCGTCTCGGACCTCGAAACCGTCGAGGAGACGCTGCTGGCGGAGACGTTCGCGGTCGCCCCGTGGGACGAGACGGGCCGGGTCCGCGAGGTCGAGGGCGTCCGCCGGGCGTACGTCGACGAACTGCTCGCGAGCGTCGACCGCGAGCGGATCGCCGACGCCGAGTTGACCGTCGCGCTCGACCCCGGCCACGGCGCGGGTTCGCTGACCAGCCCCGAGTTCTTCCGGAAGCTCGGCTGTCGGGTCGTCACGATCAACGGGCAGGCCGACGGCCACTTCCCCGGGCGCGACCCCGAACCCGTCCCGGACAACCTCCGCGACCTCGGCCGACTCGTCCGCGCGACCGACGCCGACCTCGGGATCGCCCACGACGGCGACGCCGACCGCGCCATCTTCTTCGACGAGACCGGCGAGTACGTCGAGGGCGATGCGACCCTCGCCGCGCTCGCGGCCGCCGAACTCGACTCCGACGATACGACGGTCTCCGCGGTCAACGTCTCCCAGCGGCTGGTCGACGTCGCAAACGAGGTCGGCGCCGCCCTCGAACTGACGCCGATCGGGTCGACGAACATCATCACCCGGATCGAGGAACTCGAGGCCAACGGCCGGCACGTCCCCATCGCCGGCGAGGGCAACGGCGGCATCTTCTTCCCCGACTACCGCCTCGCCCGCGACGGCGCCTACACCGCCGCGCGCTTCCTCGAACTCGTCGCCGAGCGCCCCGCCAGCGAGATCGTCGCCCCCTACGGCGGCTACGCCAACGTCCGGCGCAACGTCGGCTACGAGTCGACCGCCGAGCGCGACGCGATGCTCGACGCCGCGGCCAATCAGGCCCAGAAGGCCGACGCCGAACTCAACACCCGCGACGGCTACCGCATCGACCACGGCGACGCGTGGGTGCTCGCGCGCCCCTCCGGCACCGAACCGCTCGTGCGCGTCTACGCCGAGGCCCGCGACCGCGACCGCGCCGAGGAACTGGCCGGCGACATGTACGACGCGCTGGTCGCCGCGAAGGAAGGCGCCTGA
- a CDS encoding EamA family transporter, whose protein sequence is MTSAPVEVIAFALVPAILWGFTPILDKRGMAAGGTSLQASLVLVCVDSTLYWILIATLRGGSAFSGLTTEALAAFVFAGAIGSSIGRIVIFVGVDRVGASLNSAILSSRPLFATLIALVWLGEPLGPVTAVGVVVLVAGLATLAVSKGGDLGGWEPRDLVWPILAAAFFALANVARRYGLTGASVSALEAVAINETTGLAVLVGYLAVTRGRDALRVPRESYTYFAGSGLLTTVAMVALMTALGLEDGRIALVDPLVATAPLFTVVFAAVLLRDVERVTRGVVAGAALIVVGAALITL, encoded by the coding sequence GTGACGAGCGCGCCGGTCGAGGTGATCGCGTTCGCGCTGGTGCCGGCGATCCTCTGGGGGTTCACGCCGATCCTCGACAAGCGCGGGATGGCCGCCGGCGGCACCTCGCTGCAGGCGTCGCTCGTGCTCGTCTGCGTCGACTCGACGCTGTACTGGATCCTCATCGCGACGCTCCGTGGCGGGTCGGCGTTCTCGGGGCTGACGACGGAGGCGCTCGCGGCGTTCGTCTTCGCGGGGGCCATCGGCTCCTCGATCGGCCGGATCGTCATCTTCGTCGGCGTCGACCGCGTCGGCGCGAGCCTCAACAGCGCGATCCTGAGTTCGCGGCCGCTGTTCGCGACGCTGATCGCGCTCGTCTGGCTGGGCGAACCGCTGGGGCCGGTGACGGCCGTCGGCGTGGTCGTCCTCGTCGCCGGCCTCGCGACGCTGGCGGTCTCGAAGGGCGGCGACCTCGGCGGCTGGGAGCCCCGCGACCTCGTCTGGCCGATCCTCGCGGCCGCCTTCTTCGCCCTCGCGAACGTCGCCCGGCGCTACGGGCTGACCGGCGCCTCCGTCTCGGCGCTCGAAGCGGTGGCGATCAACGAGACTACGGGGCTGGCCGTCCTCGTCGGCTACCTCGCGGTCACCCGCGGCCGGGACGCCCTCCGGGTGCCACGGGAGAGTTACACCTACTTCGCCGGCAGCGGCCTGCTGACGACCGTCGCGATGGTCGCGCTGATGACCGCGCTGGGCCTCGAAGACGGCCGGATCGCCCTCGTCGACCCGCTCGTGGCGACCGCGCCGCTTTTCACCGTCGTCTTCGCGGCGGTCCTCCTGCGGGACGTCGAGCGGGTCACGCGGGGCGTCGTCGCCGGCGCGGCGCTGATCGTCGTCGGCGCCGCGCTGATCACGCTGTGA
- a CDS encoding heme NO-binding domain-containing protein, giving the protein MHGIVHQTLKDYVVDRTDEEAWEAVLDRAGIEPKLYLQVSRYPDEEVAAILEALAAMSGHDPAVIERDFGRSLAPVLVQTFKAHVRPDRDPFEVLDSLETIYAELSTKDGTDPPTITCERDGDVAVVTYRSDRDHCAMAHGILEGLVDDLGADATVTETGCVHDGDERCRFRVERQ; this is encoded by the coding sequence ATGCACGGGATCGTTCACCAGACGCTCAAGGACTACGTCGTCGACCGAACGGACGAGGAGGCGTGGGAGGCGGTTCTCGACCGGGCGGGGATCGAACCGAAGCTGTACCTGCAGGTCTCGCGCTACCCCGACGAGGAGGTCGCGGCGATCCTCGAGGCGCTGGCGGCGATGTCGGGCCACGACCCGGCCGTGATCGAACGCGACTTCGGTCGCTCGCTCGCGCCGGTGCTCGTGCAGACGTTCAAGGCCCACGTCCGCCCCGACCGCGACCCCTTCGAGGTGCTCGACTCGCTCGAAACGATCTACGCCGAACTCTCGACGAAAGACGGGACGGACCCGCCGACGATCACCTGCGAGCGCGACGGCGACGTCGCGGTCGTCACCTACCGCTCCGACAGGGACCACTGTGCGATGGCCCACGGCATCCTCGAAGGACTCGTCGACGACCTCGGCGCGGACGCGACGGTGACCGAGACGGGCTGCGTCCACGACGGCGACGAGCGCTGTCGGTTCCGGGTCGAGCGGCAGTAG
- a CDS encoding ribose-phosphate diphosphokinase — MIVSGSASQALAAALARELEEPLAAVEYDRFPDGELFAAVPGFDADRAVIVASTVSSDAHVELLQLQDAVREAGAEEIVTVVPYMGYARQDEAFEHGQAVSARAVARAVSTGADRVLTVNPHEEAVCEFFEPTATAVDAAGRLADPLPDDLADPTFIAPDAGAEGLAGTVRDAYGRGETDYFEKTRHSGTEVEVTPSDVDVAGRDVVVVDDIVATGGTMSEAVGVLREREAARIFVTCVHPLLVRSAHTRLSRAGVEAIYGTDTIEGPASAVSVAPALAAALETND; from the coding sequence ATGATCGTCAGCGGATCCGCGTCGCAGGCGCTCGCGGCGGCGCTCGCGCGCGAACTCGAGGAACCGCTCGCCGCCGTCGAGTACGACCGCTTCCCCGACGGCGAACTGTTCGCGGCGGTGCCGGGGTTCGACGCCGACCGGGCGGTGATCGTCGCCTCGACGGTCTCCAGCGACGCCCACGTCGAACTACTCCAGTTGCAGGACGCCGTCCGCGAGGCCGGCGCCGAGGAGATCGTCACCGTCGTCCCGTACATGGGCTACGCCCGGCAGGACGAGGCGTTCGAGCACGGCCAGGCCGTCTCCGCGCGGGCGGTCGCGCGGGCCGTCTCGACCGGCGCCGACCGCGTCCTCACGGTGAACCCCCACGAGGAGGCCGTCTGCGAGTTCTTCGAGCCGACCGCGACGGCCGTCGACGCCGCGGGTCGGCTGGCCGACCCCCTCCCCGACGACCTCGCCGATCCAACCTTCATCGCGCCGGACGCGGGCGCGGAGGGGCTCGCGGGAACCGTCCGGGACGCCTACGGCCGCGGCGAGACCGACTACTTCGAGAAGACCCGCCACTCCGGCACCGAAGTCGAGGTCACCCCGAGCGACGTCGACGTCGCCGGCCGGGACGTCGTCGTCGTCGACGACATCGTCGCCACCGGCGGCACGATGAGCGAGGCCGTCGGGGTCCTCCGCGAGCGCGAGGCCGCCCGGATCTTCGTGACCTGCGTCCACCCGCTGCTGGTCCGGAGCGCACACACGCGGCTCTCGCGGGCGGGCGTCGAAGCGATCTACGGCACCGACACGATCGAGGGACCGGCGAGCGCCGTCTCCGTCGCGCCGGCGCTCGCCGCGGCCCTCGAGACGAACGATTAA
- a CDS encoding HVO_0234 family beta-propeller protein — translation MISIDEKRVYGDREGALAAYVASAVGVVRVRVSDENVGEFGLVERCEARDVAAGVDAVAVATDEDVLAADRAGDDDPAFEPTGFGPATAVGFHDGAVLAASADGRVARFDGDGWDNLAADPDLTVRAIDGDLVATAAGVYRVRDGGLDHAGLSDATDVSAAGVPLAATGDGLYRLGNGWMAVREGAFDLVAAEPLAEPGRLARAHAVAGGDWYRHADGAWRETSAPADGVAGVSYGESATYAVAEDGTFAARSDVDAGEREWRSHPLGVRSVTALAVPTARVEA, via the coding sequence GTGATCTCGATCGACGAAAAGCGGGTCTACGGCGACCGGGAGGGGGCGCTCGCGGCCTACGTCGCGAGCGCCGTCGGCGTGGTCCGCGTCCGCGTCTCCGACGAGAACGTCGGCGAGTTCGGCCTCGTCGAGCGCTGCGAGGCGCGGGACGTCGCCGCGGGCGTCGACGCCGTCGCCGTCGCGACCGACGAGGACGTGCTCGCGGCCGACCGCGCGGGCGACGACGACCCGGCGTTCGAGCCGACGGGGTTCGGCCCGGCCACCGCCGTGGGGTTCCACGACGGCGCCGTGCTCGCGGCGAGCGCGGACGGCCGCGTCGCCCGGTTCGACGGCGACGGCTGGGACAACCTCGCGGCCGATCCCGACCTGACGGTTCGAGCGATCGACGGCGACCTCGTGGCGACCGCGGCGGGCGTCTACCGCGTCCGCGACGGCGGCCTCGACCACGCCGGCCTGTCCGACGCGACGGACGTCTCCGCCGCGGGCGTCCCCCTCGCGGCGACCGGCGACGGCCTCTACAGGCTGGGCAACGGCTGGATGGCGGTCCGCGAGGGCGCGTTCGACCTCGTCGCCGCGGAACCGCTCGCGGAGCCGGGACGGCTGGCCCGCGCCCACGCGGTCGCGGGCGGCGACTGGTACCGCCACGCCGACGGGGCGTGGCGCGAGACGAGCGCGCCGGCCGACGGCGTCGCCGGCGTTTCGTACGGCGAGTCGGCGACGTACGCCGTCGCCGAGGACGGGACGTTCGCCGCGAGGAGCGACGTCGACGCCGGCGAGCGCGAGTGGCGTTCGCACCCGCTCGGCGTCCGGAGCGTGACCGCCCTCGCCGTCCCGACCGCGCGCGTCGAGGCGTGA
- the serA gene encoding phosphoglycerate dehydrogenase, translated as MKVLVTDPIADAGLDALRDAGHEVETGYELEGEDLLDAVSDAHGLIVRSGTEVTREVFAAAEELVIVGRAGIGVDNIDIDAATDEGVIVANAPEGNVRAAAEHTVAMTFAVARSVPQAHVRLKNGEWAKGDYLGAELDGKTLGVVGLGRVGQEVAKKLDSLGMDVVAFDPYISEDRAERIGAELVEFEACLDRADFLTIHTPLTPETEGMIGETELDLLDGGYLVNVGRGGIVDEDALAAKVEDGTLAGAALDVFAEEPLPAGSPLLEHDEIVVTPHLGASTEAAQENVATSTADQVVAALAGEPVANALNAPSIDESAFPRLEPYVEIAETAGKIAAQLLDGRIEEIEVTYEGEIAAEDVEFVTASALKGVFEPLEWQVNAVNAPQIADDRGVDVTESKTRQAADFQSLVSVTVGDGEDEISVDGTLFAGDDPRIVRIDGYRVDAIPHGRMVVTRNADEPGVIGLIGTVMGSHGVNIAGMFNAREAHGGEALTVYNVDGEVPEAAREELEGDDRIVGVRYITLNGH; from the coding sequence ATGAAGGTGCTGGTCACGGACCCCATCGCGGACGCGGGTCTGGACGCGCTCCGCGACGCCGGCCACGAGGTCGAGACGGGCTACGAACTCGAGGGCGAGGACCTCCTCGACGCCGTTTCCGACGCCCACGGACTGATCGTACGCTCCGGGACGGAGGTCACCCGCGAGGTGTTCGCGGCGGCCGAGGAACTCGTGATCGTCGGGCGCGCGGGCATCGGCGTCGACAACATCGACATCGACGCCGCCACCGACGAGGGCGTCATCGTCGCCAACGCGCCGGAGGGCAACGTCCGCGCGGCGGCCGAACACACCGTCGCGATGACCTTCGCCGTCGCCCGCTCGGTTCCGCAGGCACACGTCCGGCTGAAAAACGGCGAGTGGGCGAAAGGCGACTACCTCGGCGCCGAACTCGACGGCAAGACCCTCGGCGTCGTCGGCCTCGGCCGCGTCGGCCAGGAGGTCGCGAAGAAACTCGACTCGCTCGGGATGGACGTCGTCGCCTTCGACCCCTACATCAGCGAGGACCGCGCCGAGCGCATCGGCGCCGAACTCGTCGAGTTCGAGGCCTGCCTCGACCGGGCCGACTTCCTCACGATCCACACGCCGCTGACCCCCGAGACCGAGGGGATGATCGGCGAGACCGAACTCGACCTGCTCGACGGGGGCTACCTCGTCAACGTCGGCCGCGGCGGCATCGTCGACGAGGACGCCCTCGCGGCGAAAGTCGAGGACGGCACGCTCGCCGGCGCGGCGCTGGACGTCTTCGCCGAGGAGCCCCTGCCCGCGGGGTCGCCGCTGCTCGAACACGACGAGATCGTCGTCACGCCCCACCTCGGGGCCTCGACCGAGGCCGCCCAGGAGAACGTCGCCACCTCCACCGCCGACCAGGTCGTCGCCGCCCTCGCCGGCGAACCCGTCGCCAACGCGCTCAACGCGCCCTCGATCGACGAGAGCGCGTTCCCCCGGCTCGAACCGTACGTCGAGATCGCCGAGACCGCCGGCAAGATCGCCGCCCAGTTGCTCGACGGCCGCATCGAGGAGATCGAGGTCACGTACGAGGGCGAGATCGCCGCGGAGGACGTCGAGTTCGTCACCGCGAGCGCCCTGAAGGGCGTCTTCGAGCCGCTGGAGTGGCAGGTCAACGCCGTCAACGCCCCGCAGATCGCCGACGACCGCGGCGTCGATGTCACCGAGTCGAAGACCCGACAGGCCGCCGACTTCCAGAGCCTCGTCTCGGTGACCGTCGGCGACGGCGAGGACGAGATCTCCGTCGACGGGACGCTGTTCGCCGGCGACGACCCCCGGATCGTCCGGATCGACGGCTACCGCGTCGACGCGATCCCCCACGGCCGGATGGTCGTCACGCGCAACGCCGACGAACCCGGCGTCATCGGCCTCATCGGCACGGTGATGGGCAGCCACGGCGTCAACATCGCCGGGATGTTCAACGCCCGCGAGGCCCACGGCGGCGAGGCGCTGACCGTCTACAACGTCGACGGCGAGGTCCCCGAGGCCGCCCGCGAGGAACTCGAAGGCGACGACCGGATCGTCGGCGTCCGGTACATCACGCTGAACGGACACTAG
- a CDS encoding NAD(P)/FAD-dependent oxidoreductase, translating to MSDAGFDYDVAVVGGGPAGLTAALYATRLGLDTLVVDRGGGRAAMMQDTHNVIGVTEDVSGVEFLATAREQVQGYGADFRRSHVEDVTALGDDADDGFRVGTDGDETFRVRRVVLATGFTDRRPDPPLPPTGRGLHWCLHCDAFMFVDEPVFVMGTGDSAAYVAMILLNFTDEVDLLTRGDEPAWSEETAELLANHPVDVIEHEVTGVERDESGWLAALEFEDGEVRPYRGGFPMYGSNYRAALAEDLGVERNDDGTVAVDDHGRTSVEGVYAVGDLTPGHNQIPVAMGEGANAGIAIHKDLRAFPRSLDEIESAGPVGDDEVPAVSRALRETALAHEGHAGGPRESGSESEAERTADD from the coding sequence ATGAGCGACGCAGGCTTCGACTACGACGTGGCGGTCGTCGGCGGTGGCCCCGCAGGACTGACGGCCGCGCTCTACGCGACGCGACTCGGACTGGACACCCTCGTCGTCGACCGCGGCGGCGGCCGCGCGGCGATGATGCAAGACACCCACAACGTCATCGGCGTCACCGAGGACGTCTCCGGCGTCGAGTTCCTGGCGACCGCGCGCGAGCAGGTACAGGGGTACGGCGCCGACTTCCGCCGGAGCCACGTCGAGGACGTCACGGCCCTCGGCGACGACGCGGACGACGGCTTCCGCGTCGGGACCGACGGCGACGAGACGTTCCGGGTGCGCCGGGTCGTCCTCGCGACGGGCTTTACCGACCGGCGCCCGGACCCCCCGCTGCCGCCGACCGGCCGGGGACTCCACTGGTGTCTGCACTGCGACGCGTTCATGTTCGTCGACGAACCGGTGTTCGTGATGGGGACCGGCGACTCGGCCGCCTACGTCGCGATGATCCTGCTCAACTTCACCGACGAGGTGGACCTGCTGACCCGCGGCGACGAACCGGCCTGGAGCGAGGAGACCGCCGAACTGCTCGCGAACCACCCCGTCGACGTGATCGAGCACGAGGTGACCGGCGTCGAGCGCGACGAAAGCGGCTGGCTCGCCGCCCTCGAATTCGAGGACGGCGAGGTCCGCCCGTACCGCGGCGGCTTCCCGATGTACGGCTCGAACTACCGCGCCGCGCTCGCCGAGGACCTCGGCGTCGAGCGCAACGACGACGGCACCGTCGCCGTCGACGACCACGGCCGCACCTCCGTCGAGGGGGTGTACGCCGTCGGCGACCTCACGCCCGGACACAACCAGATCCCGGTCGCGATGGGCGAGGGCGCGAACGCCGGCATCGCGATCCACAAGGACCTCCGGGCGTTCCCGCGCTCGCTCGACGAGATCGAGTCGGCGGGGCCGGTCGGCGACGACGAGGTCCCGGCCGTCTCGCGGGCCCTCCGCGAGACCGCCCTCGCCCACGAGGGCCACGCCGGCGGGCCGCGCGAGTCCGGAAGCGAGAGCGAAGCGGAGCGCACCGCCGACGACTGA
- the hisI gene encoding phosphoribosyl-AMP cyclohydrolase, whose translation MDDGVEVDFGEDGLVPAVAQDRESGEVLMLAYASPEALERTRETGYAHYYSRSREDLWKKGDTSGHVQRVAEVRVDCDADALLYLVDQEGGACHTGHRSCFYRTVDGENVGETVFDPDDVYE comes from the coding sequence ATGGACGACGGAGTCGAGGTCGACTTCGGCGAGGACGGACTGGTTCCCGCCGTCGCACAGGACCGGGAGAGCGGCGAGGTACTGATGCTGGCGTACGCCTCGCCGGAGGCGCTGGAACGGACCCGCGAGACCGGATACGCCCACTACTACTCGCGCAGCCGCGAGGACCTCTGGAAGAAAGGCGACACGAGCGGGCACGTCCAGCGCGTCGCGGAGGTGCGCGTCGACTGCGACGCCGACGCCCTCCTCTACCTCGTCGACCAGGAAGGTGGAGCCTGCCACACCGGCCACCGGTCGTGTTTCTACCGGACGGTCGACGGCGAGAACGTCGGCGAGACGGTCTTCGACCCCGACGACGTCTACGAGTGA